In Arachis hypogaea cultivar Tifrunner chromosome 17, arahy.Tifrunner.gnm2.J5K5, whole genome shotgun sequence, a single window of DNA contains:
- the LOC140180977 gene encoding glutamate--cysteine ligase, chloroplastic-like isoform X2, which yields MKYEQIAELLNGIAERFEWDKIMEGDKIIGLKQGKQNISLEPGGQFELSGAPLETLHQTYAEVNSHQYQVKAVAEEMGIGFLGMGFQPKWGIKDIPIMPNVRCVTIVELIYP from the exons ATGAAGTACGAGCAAATAGCAGAGTTGTTGAATGGCATTGCTGAGAGATTTGAGTGGGATAAAATAATGGAAGGTGATAAAATTATTGGACTCAAACAA GGGAAGCAGAACATATCATTGGAGCCAGGTGGTCAGTTTGAGCTTAGTGGAGCCCCTCTTGAAACCTTGCATCAGACTTATGCTGAAGTTAATTCACACCAATATCAG GTTAAAGCTGTTGCAGAGGAAATGGGCATTGGATTTTTGGGGATGGGCTTCCAGCCAAAGTGGGGAATCAAAGACATACCTATAATGCCAAAT GTGAGATGTGTGACGATCGTTGAGCTGATTTATCCTTGA
- the LOC140180977 gene encoding glutamate--cysteine ligase, chloroplastic-like isoform X1, giving the protein MKYEQIAELLNGIAERFEWDKIMEGDKIIGLKQGKQNISLEPGGQFELSGAPLETLHQTYAEVNSHQYQVKAVAEEMGIGFLGMGFQPKWGIKDIPIMPNVVSLSPHLFKCMNWMKMQNFLSFL; this is encoded by the exons ATGAAGTACGAGCAAATAGCAGAGTTGTTGAATGGCATTGCTGAGAGATTTGAGTGGGATAAAATAATGGAAGGTGATAAAATTATTGGACTCAAACAA GGGAAGCAGAACATATCATTGGAGCCAGGTGGTCAGTTTGAGCTTAGTGGAGCCCCTCTTGAAACCTTGCATCAGACTTATGCTGAAGTTAATTCACACCAATATCAG GTTAAAGCTGTTGCAGAGGAAATGGGCATTGGATTTTTGGGGATGGGCTTCCAGCCAAAGTGGGGAATCAAAGACATACCTATAATGCCAAATGTAGTTTCTCTTTCTCCCCATCTTTTTAAGTGCATGAACTGGATGAAAATGCAAAACTTTCTCAGCTTTCTCTAG